Proteins from a single region of Dama dama isolate Ldn47 chromosome 14, ASM3311817v1, whole genome shotgun sequence:
- the PRDX6 gene encoding peroxiredoxin-6 codes for MPGGLLLGDEAPNFEANTTIGRIRFHDYLGDSWGILFSHPRDFTPVCTTELGRAAKLAPEFAKRNVKMIALSIDSVEDHLAWSKDINAYNGEEPTEKLPFPIIDDKNRDLAIQLGMLDPAEKDEKGMPVTARVVFIFGPDKKLKLSILYPATTGRNFDEILRVIISLQLTAEKRVATPVDWKNGDSVMVLPTIPEEEAKKLFPKGVFTKELPSGKKYLRYTPQP; via the exons ATGCCCGGAGGTCTCCTCCTCGGGGACGAGGCTCCCAACTTCGAGGCAAATACTACCATCGGCCGCATCCGTTTCCACGACTATCTGGGAGACTC ATGGGGCATTCTCTTCTCCCACCCTCGGGACTTTACCCCAGTGTGTACCACGGAGCTCGGCAGAGCAGCGAAGCTGGCACCAGAATTTGCCAAGAGAAATGTTAAGATGATTGCTCTTTCCATAGACAGTGTGGAAGACCATCTTGCATGGAGCAAG GATATCAACGCTTACAATGGTGAAGAGCCCACGGAAAAGTTACCTTTTCCCATCATTGATGATAAGAATCGGGACCTTGCCATCCAGTTGGGCATGCTGGACCCAGCAGAGAAAGACGAAAAGGGCATGCCTGTGACTGCTCGTGTG GTGTTTATTTTTGGTCCTGATAAGAAACTGAAACTGTCCATCCTCTACCCAGCTACCACTGGCAGGAACTTTGATGAGATTCTCAGAGTAATTATCTCTCTCCAGCTGACAGCAGAAAAGAGGGTTGCCACCCCGGTTGACTGGAAG AATGGGGACAGCGTGATGGTCCTTCCAACCATCCCCGAAGAGGAAGCCAAGAAACTTTTCCCTAAAGGAGTCTTCACCAAAGAGCTCCCATCTGGCAAGAAATACCTCCGCTACACACCCCAGCCATAG